Genomic window (Nymphaea colorata isolate Beijing-Zhang1983 chromosome 1, ASM883128v2, whole genome shotgun sequence):
TGTGGTAAGCACCGTTTCCGCTTCATTGTCCCCCTTTCAATCCAGAAGATTCGGAAGCAACCGTTCTCCGGCGAGTGACAGATTGGTGCGATTGGTTGCAGGGGTGAGCTTCGTGATGTTCTTGGTGTTCGTCGTGCAGCCGGCGATCGCGTGGATAGTGAAGCGGACGCCGGAGGGGGAGACGATGAACGAGGCGTACATCTGCCTCATCCTGGTGGGCGTGCTGGCCTGCGCCTTCGTCGCCGACTCCATCGGCCTCCGCGCCTCCCTCGGCGCCTTCGCCTTCGGCGTCGTCATCCCCCCGGGCCCCCTCGCCAACACCGTCACCGAGAAGGTGGAGGACATCACCACCGGCCTCTTCCTCCCCCTCTTCTTCTGCGTCACCGGGCTCCGGGCCGACATGCTCAAGATCTCCACCAGCGAGCAGTGGCCGCTGCTGGTCGTGCTCTGCGTCTCCGCCACCGTCAAGGCCGCCGCCACCTGGCTTGTCGCCGTCGCCTACGAGCTAACCTCCCGCGACGGCGTCCTCATCGCCCTGCTCATGAACACCAAGGGCGTCCTCGACATCGTCATGTTGAACCGTCTCTTCGAGAAGAAGGTTTTCCTCCTCCCCTTTTCAATTTCCAACTCCATCCCCTAACTTACTTGGGCCTCTTGGATGCAGGCACTGAGCGCGGGATCATACGCGGTGATGGTGCTGACGTCGGTGACGCTGACGGCGATCATCAGTCCGGCGACCTTCTTCCTGTTCAAGAGGGTGACGTCCTTCATCCCATACAAGCACCGGACGGTGCAGCGGGAGAAGATGGACTCCGAGCTCCGGATTCTGTCGTGCGTCTACAACCTCCGGTGCGTTCCGACGATCATCAACCTGCTGGAGGCCTCCTGCTCCGCCCGCCGCTCTCCTATCTACATATACGCCCTCCGGCTGGTTCAGCTCACCGGCCGCGCCTCCATGCTCATCGTCCACACCTCCAACCAGCAGCGCGGTCAGGCCGGCCGCGCCCAGGACGAGAACGACCGCATCATCACAGCGTTCGAGAAGTACCATGAGGCCAGCGGCATCCCCGTCCAGGCGCTTACCTCCATCTCCCCTTACTCCACCATGCACGAGGACATCTGCGGCCTCGCCGAGGAGAAGCGCATCGCCCTCATCATCCTTCCCTTCCACAAGCAGCTCGCCGGAGCAGGAACCGGTGCTGCCGGAGGCGGAGCAGACGCCTCCAACGCCTCCGTCCGCAACGTCAACCACAACGTCCTAGCCACCGCCCCTTGCTCAGTCGGTATCCTCGTCGACCGCGGCCTCACCGGTACCATGGGGCTGTCCTCCATGCACGTCTCCCACCACGTGGCCCTCCTCTTCTTCGGAGGCCCCGACGACCGCGAGGCCCTCTGCTACTCCGCCAGGTTCGTCGAGCACGAGGGCATCAGCCTCACGATCATGAGGTTCATCGCCGGCTCCGTCTCCAAGGCCACGACGCCGGTCCACGACGGCATGCAGCAGCTTCTCCAGGACGAGGAAGTCGAGAAGGAGATCGACGAGGAGTTCCTGTCTCAGTTCCGGCTCAAGACCGTCTGCGACAGCTCCATTATGTACAACGAGGCCGTCATCTACAACGGGGAGGAGATGGTCGCCGCCATTAAGGCCATCGAGTCCAACCACGACCTCTTCATAGTGGGGAGGAACCAGAAGCTCTGGGAGTCGCCCGTGACCTCCGGCCTCACCGAGTGGAGCGAGTGCCCGGAGCTCGGCCCGGTCGGCGACTTGCTCGCCTCCTCCGATTTCACCGCCGCCTCCGTCTTGGTCATCCAGCAGCACCAGGGCCGCATCGATGCAGCCTTCAACTACTCGAACCAGGTGAAGGAGTTCGTGGGAAATGCCAAGTAGTACCACCGAGCTCTTTTTCCGATCGTTAGTTGTTGCAGATCGACAGTGAGAATTGCAGAGGATGGAAACGGAGGGAACTCCAAAGAAGGACGAGCAGAAATGAGGGATgagcagaaattttttttcttttttctaaaccACCAATCTATtgttcttcctctcctcttctttttcgtTTGTTTGTCAGAGAAACCGCACATGGAGTCTGAACAGATCTCACCATAACTGTTAACAGCgagatatttcttttttcctttttcctttttcagtttaGTGCAGAATATGTGAAACATGAACTTtaaactgataaaaaaaaactatttgattGTCTAGAATCATGACAgctatttttaatttcatatatgCAACTAAGTTTTCCGTGCATAATGTactttaataaaaatttatcaATAATAATAAAGAGTAACTAATTTAGATATAGCTACAACTTAATGTTAATACTAAATAGCGTACCTAAAGATGTTAGTGCATTCTTGCAGCTAAATGTCGTGTGTATTGAAAGCATTTCATTTTATCTCATTAACCCTACTTATGGGGTCGAATTGGCATAACGTTATTTTTTGTTAACAATATATGTAGACACATTTTTAGTTAACAACGAAAGATTCATTTATCACAATTTTATgtcttcatattttctttttcaaaatcaaacttaAAACATTTATCAGACAAAAAATTCACTAAGGGGCCGGttgttgaattcaaatttgaaatcaattGAGATTATGCAGATATGATGTGGCATGCTTCTGTTAATGTGACAAAAGATCCATGATAACAtttatggttcatcaaactaaaaatCTAACTCAAATTTAAgtttcatatttgaaatccttattttgtctttttgtgttgtgaaaaagttgaatttaaaatctaaagGGAAATGGTCAGTTCTTGAAGTCATGGTTCTCAAATCATGAGGAGCAATTAAACATCCTTGAGGGGTTAAggattgtttggcaacagtaacatattgttattgtccCGCGAATCCatcccaaaaaataaaacagatttATGGAATACTTGTTGAAATGTTCCATGAACGTGCCTCAAATTTTGAGAAAGATTCATGAGATGATAACAATAAGTCTTGTTTGGAACCAGTAACATGTCGACATGTTACTATTTCACGCATTTACCCAAACAAGTGGGGTAAATACATAAGATACTTTTTaaagtgtccaatgaatctgCAAAATTTTTAAGTTAGATGTATGAGATAGTAACATAGTATTCGCCCCTAAGAAGATTGACATTTAAACTCACTCCCTAATGTATAGACAAACACTATaggggtgtttgatagcttGGATCCTAAATCTAACCTTGGATCTGAACTGAGATTTTCATGTCCGTAAAGGGCATTAAATCCCCACTTCCAAACCCTTTTTTTCCAGCAAAATAGATCTccaagcacacacacacaagagagagagagagagagagagagagagagagagagagagattagggtCTAAGAGCCTTCTTGGCTCTGGAACATCGGTTTTAAGGCCCTCGGATCTTGGATATAAGATCCATTGTATCTAAGTTCCAAGTGTTAGATTATGCTACTACAAATAAACTTCCGCTGGTATTCAAATCTTGACATTTTAATTTAAGAACCTAAATTGGATCTCCTATCTAATTGGATCCAAaacctctttcttttaataaagTCTATCAACTCGAGTTTGTTTCGTTTTTTACCGAGAGTTGAGTTAGTTCAAGACAAAAGCTGAACTCTTTGTTTTAACAAATTGAGCTCGATCTATGCAAGTTCAGCTCGTTTAAGCTCAAGTGAGTTTGTTATATATATCCTACATCTTTCACGTTAATATTATTACAAATAACACTATTTGGATACTGAATGCCATCTTTGTCGCTCAATTAAAAGTTGGTAGCTATGCATATTCATTCTTAAGACAAAGAACTTTTCCTCTTATGATTAATTCGACTAATGAAACTTGAACTACAACAAGAGGTGGAGCCAGACAATTCTGACTAAGGGATAgcagttataaaattttaattttttaatccgCGCACCATGTAAATGAGGAAAATTTCcctgaaatatcaatataaatatAGGAATTTTTTTGTAAACCTATGTGTGCTTATAAGCTCTAGGTTaagtttgagttacatgaacttTACTTGATTAAACTCGAGTATACTTGTTTAATTTaggttgtctttcttttttgtaatttctgaACTTAAAGCCGGGGAAGGAGATCAAGTCCGATTGGGAGTTGGTAAACGAGCTTAAACGACTGGAACTCGAGTTGGACACCATctattgagtcgagttcaagctgaacTTATATAGCTCTACTCAGCTCGAGAGCAAGCTATGAGTCGCTACAGATTTTATATTGGACCTCACTCCCTTGGTCAGATTTAAAATCAATAGTGTTTTAATGTGAATGAGATATGAAAACTATGCATCTGAAGTCAactgtttgtttgaaaatagaTCTCTCGAGCATGAGCATAACATAGTGTTCCATACATTGTTTCATAAGTTTTTCCTAAAACTGGCTATGTTCATATGATATTAGAAAGGAATTCATGAATCTCCTTGAATCTTTGAGAAATATTCATGGAACCTCGGCCAAACCCTCCTTTGGGTGTCTACCTCAACCATTGCATcccatcttttttgttttaggtgaaatgaatttaattctttttcttttttagggtGAGTGATTATTTTATGCcccatctattttttttttttcaggtaaaATGAGTCTAATTGAGGTGTCCACATAGATCCAGATTTATAATGTTGTTATTCTAGTTAATTTATTTAggctatgtttgatagcctcaatCTCAAATCCGAGGTGATTTGAAGTCCTTGATTTAAGACCCTAGGATTTCATATAGAGGGGATTTGAGAGTCAACATAGAAACCACACATGAGGATTTTAGATCCCCTTACAACTAAGGATCTTAGGTTCACTATTTCCTACAATTTGACAAAGGAACAACTATGAATATCTTTTTACAAGAATAAATATCATTCAAAGTAAATTAATATTCTTTAGTCAATATGAATTTCTTTCAGTTGGGAGCTGACTGCCTTGGCCAAGTGTGATTGATATGTTCTCTAGTTGTTGTTGTGCTCctactcttttcattttttatttactcACTGCTCTTCTCCCTTGCTATCATTCTTTAGCCATTCTttgcctcttcttcttttttggcttcAAAAGTTTCACTGAAGTTTCAGTTTAGggcttcattttgtttttgaagtatATGTTGGAGACTCGTTCACTTGTTAAAACATGTATCAtctgatctttctttttctctttcaggCTCATTTCTTTAATGTCAATTGACAAATGAGGTTGCTTCAATTGGAGAAATAAGATTTTGTTAAGGCACTAGACGGATGGTGCAACTTACGACATTTCTCAGCAATGGCAATGTGAGTTTATTTGTGGCAAATTCATGCATCCTTCCCAGTTCATCCACCACAATCCATTCTATGTTGTCTTTATCAAAATCCTTAACAATTTCGGCTTCATTATGCATcagacctctctctctttggtcATGTCTAGAGGTTGTGACTCATATCATCTTGGTAGTGACTGCAATAACAGGGTCTTTAAGGCACCTTCTCATCGTCAGATTCTATGACATGCCTTGTGCAGGAAGATGTATACTTTGCTATTTGGCTACGGCACCATCTTTCGATTGTTGCTGGGtgactctctcttctctttgcTATTTGGATACGGCACCATCTTTCGATTGCTACTAGGTGACTCACTCTTCTCACCCCTCTTATTCTGTTATATTGTGTTGTTGTTTTGTATaaatcatttttctattttgtttttgcttttttgcagtttgttattgtgtttAGGGGAtttttgtctccaaattttgttatgcattctcattttatcgactctcgctctctcacacatatatacataaactCCAATGAACCATGTAATTCACATTATTAGATTTAGGAAGAAAACTAAAACTGAAAAGCGCAACTAGATTGCTTATGCAATAAGTTGTAGCAATTGTCAATCTGCACATGCAtgcgtgcatgcatgcacacatatattTCACTTTACTGACAACTCACAACTGTATGTTTATTGATGTGCATACAGTAGACATGCATCTTTAATAGATTGTTTCCTTATCATAAATTGGTCCCTCTTCTCTTGTACAATCAGAGTAGCATCTGCCCCAGAAAAGGTGTTGATAGCGGGTGGATACCTTCTGCTGGAGAGACCAAATTCCTTAGAAGTTGAAAAAGTTCACAACTAATGTAAACTGAATTTAAGTTACGAAATCTACAAATGAAAGGGTAAAAAATCTTCTATAatcatttttcacattaaaagaaaaagaaaggtggatAATGCAACCACATTGTTTTGTAGTGAAgttcatatatgcatgtcttaaGCATCAATACATGAAATACATCAATATGGATGTAAGGGGGTTTTGGAGTACATTAAGGAATATCACatgcttttgaaactaaaataaatttttaatatttacaaTGTAGGTCCTATGATACACCGAAACCAGTCTTTGAGCCATAGGCATGGAGCTACAACAGCAAAATTATTACATAACCAAAATCATAATTGTGCACTAAGTGTGCACGCCACAGATTTGATGTTGCAAGTCTCAACTACATTTAGGATGTATTTGgactatagtcacaaataatgtttccGAATTTTAAAAGGCGAGGTTTTTTTCTGGTATAGTATGGCGatcttaaaaaaatggaaaagaaaaagaaaaaaaatatggtgaattttttaaaaattaaaaaaactaaaaattaaggaaaaataaaataagtgagaaactaataacacaaacatcaaaagacaaGTATAtctgaataaataaaaaatgaaaaaaaaactgtttggctttaaaaaaatgaaaaaatgaaaaaatgaaaaaaaaagtgaaaaacaagcgaaaaaaacatgttaaaacacgttaaaaaccctttttttgtttttaacatttttttcaagaaaatgcatttgttaagttttaaacggcatttaattttttcatatttttttttaaaaataacctgttttttgtgactatgatttgGACCACCTAAAAAAGTAAGAAATTTAAAGTCATGAGCATACAATTATACTCAGTAGTTGCTCTCACCTTTTATCAAAAGAGCATTTTAGTTATTTAACGGGAATTTTTTTCAGGATTCCATTTTTTCCCCTATAGGgtatgtattttttgtttaactaagaatttttttcaGGCAGGTGCAGTCTCATTTTGATGCTGAACTGAAGAAGAAACTTTAGCTCATCCAGTTCCATACTAAACTTAGATGTCAGCTACCAAAATTTGTCCCTTGTATTGAATTTAAAATCATTTATCCAAGGCAAGGCAGGAAGCCAACAAAAAATCTCAACCCCACCAAGCACGGTCTAATGCTCTAAGTTTAGTATATAGGAATAAACTGACTATTGTATAATAATCATAGGCACCAATAAAAACTtgtgaacttaaaaaaaaatctcccaAGGGCTCCTTTGATAATAGAAATATTTTGTAAGTGCGTCATGAATCTGTTACTGAAGACATTGACAATGATGATGACGACAATGACgatgatgttttttcttttaatctctGACCTCTATTTGTGGGGCATCAATGGCCTGCTGAGGATCTGAAAAGCTCGATGACCATCAacgcaggggcggagggagggggcacctaggccatggcctcATCCCAAcgaattgaaaaaaagaaaatacattgaaaaatttgaaaatttttgttgcGTCCATATATTGTTTGGATTTGAGTTCAGTTTGGTCCTACCCGGATTAAACCTACAAAACCCAGCTCCTTCCGTTGcagttcgttggaccgtttggcccgctcctgaaaaaaatcttagctcCACCCCTACAtcaacccctctctctctctctctctctctctctctctctatatatatatatatatatatatatatatatatatatatatatatatatatatatgagcaggAGGCAGCCCCTTCCCTAGAAATTTTCTTGCATGGATCTGTGATCCACGCGAGAGATCGAAGGGAGAGAGGGGAGGGGTTTGATCTCAAAACCATGGATTTCTTCTGTGTCCAGGATTTGAATTCGATGGATTTGAGATAAGGTTTGCCAAAACCATGGAAATAGCTACGAAATTTTGCCTTGGATTTAGAATCAAAGGCTATCAAATGCAGCCTTAAGGACACATTtgattatttcatatttgaaatccatgaatttgacGTACATCTGACTTGTTATACTTTTGCTGACGTGAAAAAAGATCCATAGTAACGTCCATAGTACTATCAAACTAAAGATCGTAGGTCACTTGGATATTTATACTTCTTTGCATAgagaaaatgttggatttaagaTTGTAAATGAGAGAGTTTGATAAAGCCTGAGAATCTCAAatatgaggctatcaaacacatcCTAATTTGCTAGCCTCATGGGTTTTGCTTCAAATCCTACTCCGATTTGAAATGAGGGGCTATCAAACAACCCATAGattattttgataaaattttattgaagtAGTCAATGCATATTGTAAGAAGTATACTTACGAAGATACAAAATGAATACAGTGTGGTGATAGGAGAAGTGGAAGCTAGGAAATGAACCTCAAAATTTTGTGGGAGGTGAAAAGTAAGATATGTTTATAGAACAATTGTATACAGGAATgattatataaacaaaaaaaaaagaaaatacatagaaaaagtaaaaaaatataataaaggTTTACAATAAAAAAGTAACTGAATATTTAAAACGCTATAATGGCATATCATGCGTGtatccctataaatagggatgcACAACGAGCGAGCCAATTCAGGGCTCAACTCGAACTTGTTCTAAAAAACTCAGCTCTTAGTTGACTCGTTTATAAgcaagctgagttcgagcttacatatatattcaaaagaatcaaaatgataaatgagtcgagttcgagtttcaggaactcaacTCGACTTGTACCgctactctatataatattgccaaaccGGTTCACTAAATCACCGGTTTTAGCTTTGAGGGTGCAAACAAactttcacaagttacacgagtaAACACTTAcataagttaaatgagttacacgagttaatgaTTACACGAATTAAATGAGTTAATACTTATACAAGTTTacgcctaaacgagttaaatgggttaaatgagtcgagttcgagctcaattttgtgtagtcgagctcgagcttcttataaggagctcgactcgagtccgaagctcaggctcgactcggcttgtgtgcagccctagctataaagaaaacaaaaaatgaacttagAGAAAGTAAGAATCAAAcaattattgaaaattttaaagaaatagaCAATAAAGTGAAAACGAATAATGTAAAATAGCAAGCAATTTATTTTCAGTCCTCatgaatatataatatatatatatatatatatattattgaatgATAATACAAAATGTTGCAAAATTCCGTTACTTCAAAACAACCAATTTTACCTTAAAGGAAATCATCGAGAACTTTATTGCCTGAAATATTGGCCTGAATAAACCGATCCGAGTCGAATAAATGACAACCGATTCAATACAATCACTGATTTGAGAGTCCTGTCTGCCATTTTCTTAACTAATTTGGATTCACAACCAATTCCGCATCGATTGACAGAATAGGCATCTTCTCCGGTTCAATTTATTAAGTTTTTCTTATGACACTGTATAATAAGACCAAAAAACAATTGAATGAAGATTTTGGAGGTATCTTTCCCTTAGGAACTTCGTTATCTTTTGGACATTGAAACGTGGTTGGTCTTGTTCACCACGTGTTTGGGatggaaagaaataaatattGTGTCTTTTATTTGTGTTGTACATtcttcaaataaaagaaaacgaaaaggaaaaaataattaaaaaatatgtctGCAAATGATTCACATGGCTCTTAAATGGATTTAGAGATTCGCGTTGCAATTGCAATAGTGAATGccaagaaaaatcaaacaagaaGCTAAACTTTTAGATGGGTGTTAAATGCACTGGGCACCTTCCAAATTCTTAAATTTGTGAataactaaattttaaaaaaatagtttgagggtgaatttttttttttctttttttaagggTAAATAGTTCAGTGCACTGGTTTCTAACTATCCCTTAGGTTTTCACATACCATGCTTTAAAACTTTTTACGTTTGGAGGTAAAACTCAATGGAACATAAAAAAGGCCACTGCCCCCCTCCTAGTACTTGCCTTCTTGAGTTTTTACATAGCATATTCGAAGTTTTTTACAATGTAGAAGTAAAACA
Coding sequences:
- the LOC116252895 gene encoding cation/H(+) antiporter 15-like, with translation MGGDMPLDFAFPLFVIQISVVLIISRTLCFLLRPFKQPRVVAEILTGILLGPAVVGQLFPSIPEKLLAPESRSLLETFANLGLIYWLFLVGIHLDLGSLLKKVGMKAVVISIAGTGPPCAASAAMYLFLREYTKTPIPDGPMVIFLGGVVLSVSSFPILARMITELKLLNSEAGNLALSSSIIVDIVMWAMLVVSGTLTSSKRTGMSTFWGLTCGVSFVMFLVFVVQPAIAWIVKRTPEGETMNEAYICLILVGVLACAFVADSIGLRASLGAFAFGVVIPPGPLANTVTEKVEDITTGLFLPLFFCVTGLRADMLKISTSEQWPLLVVLCVSATVKAAATWLVAVAYELTSRDGVLIALLMNTKGVLDIVMLNRLFEKKALSAGSYAVMVLTSVTLTAIISPATFFLFKRVTSFIPYKHRTVQREKMDSELRILSCVYNLRCVPTIINLLEASCSARRSPIYIYALRLVQLTGRASMLIVHTSNQQRGQAGRAQDENDRIITAFEKYHEASGIPVQALTSISPYSTMHEDICGLAEEKRIALIILPFHKQLAGAGTGAAGGGADASNASVRNVNHNVLATAPCSVGILVDRGLTGTMGLSSMHVSHHVALLFFGGPDDREALCYSARFVEHEGISLTIMRFIAGSVSKATTPVHDGMQQLLQDEEVEKEIDEEFLSQFRLKTVCDSSIMYNEAVIYNGEEMVAAIKAIESNHDLFIVGRNQKLWESPVTSGLTEWSECPELGPVGDLLASSDFTAASVLVIQQHQGRIDAAFNYSNQVKEFVGNAK